In a single window of the Primulina huaijiensis isolate GDHJ02 unplaced genomic scaffold, ASM1229523v2 scaffold43279, whole genome shotgun sequence genome:
- the LOC140970014 gene encoding abscisic acid receptor PYL2-like codes for MESPQSLTTEEYAQLEDVIRTYHTFDPIPNTCTSLITQRIDAPVEAVWPLVRRFDNPQRYKHFIKSCRLIGDGGVGSIREVTVVSGLPASTSTERLEILDDQNHILSFRVVGGEHRLNNYRSVTSVNDFKKNGKVYTIVLESYIVDIPEGNTEEDTKMFTDTVVKLNLQKLGVVAAASLHGKD; via the coding sequence ATGGAAAGCCCTCAAAGCCTAACCACAGAAGAGTACGCGCAGCTGGAGGACGTGATCCGCACGTACCACACCTTCGACCCAATCCCCAACACATGCACATCCCTCATAACGCAACGCATCGACGCGCCGGTAGAAGCCGTGTGGCCGCTGGTCCGCCGATTCGACAACCCACAACGCTACAAACACTTCATCAAGAGCTGCAGACTCATCGGAGACGGCGGCGTCGGAAGCATACGCGAGGTGACTGTGGTCTCCGGCCTCCCCGCCTCCACATCCACAGAGAGACTCGAAATCCTCGACGATCAAAACCACATACTAAGCTTTCGTGTCGTCGGGGGAGAACACAGGCTGAACAACTATCGATCGGTTACCTCTGTAAATGATTTCAAGAAAAACGGGAAAGTGTATACGATCGTATTGGAATCGTACATCGTAGATATACCAGAAGGGAATACGGAGGAGGACACAAAGATGTTTACAGATACAGTAGTGAAGCTGAATCTTCAGAAACTCGGAGTCGTGGCAGCAGCATCTTTGCATGGGAAAGACTGA
- the LOC140970012 gene encoding uncharacterized protein, whose product MADKPSRALLLYGDGLAGWIGPDHTHLHSFASRACCGFLALPQTPLSGNEETRIIREFLELLDANEAFDNEDAVVLSQEKCEFLTIRERFMGMKAAMITDNLSLKTIGDKLDLTVFQWNELCKDCHSQAGIPDLASGILGLLGFEEGKTLNTSQFDLVFAHIGANKKILGLKEIELLNNLAGEVMNIAESGIDINSRLHMSIIMSYGSTLGDDPLNFSLPYTDPTINRELSSVVPRQSFMVKGGKPRQNFRHHSPMLLAQFQNAVTRKDMVEMFSFRDFEASGGNLVIPADRLLHEVAFKLWKSPKYGA is encoded by the exons ATGGCAGACAAGCCAAGCAGAGCGTTGTTATTGTACGGAGACGGATTAGCTGGATGGATCGGCCCCGATCACACTCACCTCCATTCCTTCGCTTCTCGGGCATGCTGTGGCTTCTTAGCCCTCCCTCAGACCCCTCTTTCAG GAAATGAGGAAACGAGAATAATTAGGGAGTTTTTAGAGTTGCTAGATGCAAATGAAGCATTTGACAATGAG GATGCAGTAGTGTTATCTCAAGAAAAGTGTGAATTTCTGACCATAAGAGAGAG GTTCATGGGAATGAAGGCTGCTATGATCACTGACAATTTGAGTTTGAAAACTATTGGAGATAAACTTGACTTAACTGTGTTCCAGTGGAATGAACTATGCAAAGATTGTCATTCTCAGGCTGGGATACCAGATTTAGCCTCGGGAATACTGGGTTTGCTTGGATTCGAAGAAGGGAAGACGTTAAATACCAGCCAGTTTGATCTAGTTTTTGCGCATATTGGTGCGAACAAAAAGATTCTCGGTTTAAAAGAGATTGAACTTCTAAACAATTTGGCTGGTGAAGTAATGAATATTGCAGAATCTGGAATAGATATAAATTCTCGTTTGCACATGTCTATTATAATGAGCTATGGATCTACCCTTGGGGATGACCCTTTAAATTTTTCCTTACCTTATACTGATCCCACAATAAACAGAGAACTTTCATCGGTCGTCCCTCGCCAAAGTTTCATGGTGAAAGGAGGAAAGCCAAGGCAAAATTTTAG GCACCACTCCCCTATGCTGCTTGCTCAGTTTCAGAATGCCGTGACTCGCAAGGATATGGTGGAGATGTTTTCTTTTAGAGATTTTGAAGCG AGTGGTGGAAACCTCGTTATACCTGCCGATAGATTGTTACATGAAGTAGCTTTCAAACTTTGGAAGTCGCCAAAGTACGGAGCATAA